CACCACGATGATCGTGACTGCTATCATCAGGCGGGTGATCTTCAGCTATGATTGGAGTTGCCCGATATAGCACAAGCATTGTAGGTGCACTGACTTTGATCTGCGCAAGTTTTTCAGTGGAGTATGAACATCTGGATGCTTGCAATCTGGAAACGATGTGCATTATCAAATCCTGGGAGCAGGTTGGTATCCCCTTCTTATGGAGAGAGGGAGATCTGTATATTtcgtttgtttaaaaaaattgacttttAGGCGATGAACAAAATCCCTGCTCtacgagtattttttttttcaaatgtttgaaataataataagaaaCTGGTAcagatttaaagaaaaaattcacTTGCTTCGCTTACATTTTATAGTTAAAATGAGTCCAATTTTGCAAAAAgatgactgattttacatgcattcagCAAAAAACTAAAATTAAAAACTCCCCAAAACGCAAACTCTGGTGTAGAATGCACACATAAATATTAGAAAAAGAATAACATGTACGCAGCTCACAATTTGTAATCGTCTGCTAAACTTCTTAATTCGTGACTTCTTTTCTTGTTCCAGAATTGTCCTACCAAGGCAGAAGCCAGGAGAAGCACTGCAAAGATTGCCCTTATGAATTCCGTCTTCAACGAACATCCCTCACGTAAAATTACAGATGACTTCATCAGAAAGGCAGTAGATGATGCAAAGAAATCTGTCAAGGTAAGGTTGCCTTACATGCAATTTCAACAACTTTTCCCATACCTCTGCACAGGAGCCAACCATTGTAAAATTGATGATGAAGCCACACTTTCACTGTACATGTAGAGTATATAtaattttatgtttatatataaatacacattttacatattttcttataGGGCTCGCCAGAAGATGAACAAAATCCAGGCACAAGTCTTGGAGCCTTCCGTTTTATGCTCGATTCCAACCGAGGCAAGTCTATGCTAGAATTCCAAGAACTCATGACAGTATTTCAACTCTTACACTGGAATGGTAGCTTGAAAGCAATGCGTGAAAGAGACTGTTCTAGGCAAGAAGTCCTTGCTCACTACTCCCACCGAGCCCTGGACGACGACATGCGCAGCCAGATGGCGCTAGACTGGATATCACGAGAGCAGGAGACTCCAGGGATTATTACGCAACAACTGAACGCAGCAGACAGCGAAATTGAGAATGCAAGACTTGCGGGGAGAGAGCTGAGGTTTCCGAAAGAGaagaaggatattttgatgttagCGTGTAGTCAGATTGGCCCAATGTGAAATGGGATAATATGAAATTACATGTATGATGAGATTGTTTATTGCCACTTTGCATAATGTTTATTCATATTTCGTCAGGAGTAGCGCTGACTTGGACAACGTACCTAAGAATGAGAAATGTAGGCTGcgccttgcctactgatggctctgaaaagagtagTTCACTAAATACTGTCCCTTCTCTGTCTACAGagaagcagacctcgcctatctgctaatgtgaaAGTTTTGAATCATGCACTTCTTTTTTAATGATTCGTTTAACAAAAaccagtaggcctatagtataagtCTTCCAACACAAAACCAATCATACATTGTAATCCTATTACATAGAGATATAAAGTTTGGAGAAGTAAAGTAGTAATGAAATGAGTCACATGGTGTTTTAACCAATGTAATTTGAATACAATTGATTATGTAAATTTTCATTTGATGTGGTTTTAATGTCAGAGCTACATGTAGTACCAGCACTGCCATTAACATCAGTATAATCATGTGGTTTACACAAAGAAGGTTATGAAGCATATTCAGAAAATCATAGGAAATGCTCTGAACATGTTTTGTTATAAATTAAAAGAGTCatgcaaagtacactgatcaaaatagcttttgtttggagcaaagcGGACTTCATTATACATCTATTGTTTTAACCAGTAATGTAGTTAATGAACTAAAATATCTGAAAAAGCTCATGaatacatttttgccaaaataagtTGCACTTAGCACTTCAGCTAAAAATCAGTGCAAAAATGTGCAGGGTATAATTTGGCAgaattttgccttgaaacttggtcaaaatgtTTCAGATGTGTTGTCTACCTGCCCTCTAATCataattaactaatttgcataactgctaattatgcaaattagagggtggGCATGTAGACAATATTTATACATTAGATCACATTACCTACGTGTACACTTTGACCCAGTTTCAAggcaaaattctccaaaataaaatGAACCTAAACAGCCAATTATTGGCCAAAACTACATACATATTCAAGCCTAGTAGGTCATTAACTACTTTTATTATTGGTAAAACAATAAGATTGTTAAAAATGCATCTATCATGAAAACtgcatgtctgatgtgcttcaagcaaaaggcatattgatcagtgtactttgccttactcaattatttgtttaaaacatgcatAGAGCATTTTAAAATGGCTTGATCAATGACTCACTTTGTATTTATGATCAAAAGATCTGTGGTTTCCTGAAACAAAGTTTGATTTGTTTCAAACCCTTTTTTATgagattttgtttaattttaacaGTATTATGAATTATTGATACGTACAACCACTATTATGATATTTGTGATGCAACTTAACCAGGCCTGTTAGCTGGGGGAGggtagtggcgtagatttctttttgacataggggccgggatggggttggaaaaaatgttttaaaaagtatAGTGAGTcgagcaccttttggtgacagaataagttgatggtacaaatgtgcacggAAAATTTGGAGCTCAAAtggtaaaatatggtgcaaaagtgaaaCCAATTTGCATGAAAATATGGTGCAAATGTGAAACCAATTTGCATgaaggctaaaattgccaaatataaggttaattttgtcagaaacccacatatacAGCATTACATGCATCAaaatggggggatgattgtatggaccatcccctggtaCCAAAATATTGGGGAGGCTTCATCCCCCCACACCCCCTATCCCACTTGAGATCTATACCTATGGTGGGGCAAATCTGTATGAACTATTTGCCCCTCAAATAGCCATATGAAGACATGTCTGACTCCGTCATCTTCGGTATTATAATTCAGTAATGTTTATTAAAATgtagttgtatgtatgtatgtaagttTAAATTGGATTGTCTTCCATTACTAAGACAGGTTGACAGTACTTAGCAAAGCCTGGTATATATATTTTGATTAAATGTTGGATAATGGTAGTCATTTATTGTTGATGGGATCAATTTttgaattaagggggtactacacccctggataaatttgtgtctatttttgcatttttctcaaaaactaaaaacacagtggtaacaaaagttatgtatattataggggcaaggaatccaattactacactggaatttcagtgacccaagacaagcagttcgttatttatgataagaaaagaggtactgctagaatgtacctcatttcctgtcatatatactgaaccgcttgtcttgagtcactgaaatttcagtgtacatgtagtaattggattccttgccccaataatatacataacttttgttaccagtgtgttattatttttttgagaaaaatgcaaaaatagtcacaaatctaccacaggggtgtagtacccccttaattgtaaATGCTAGTTCTAAAAGGGGGTTAAGTCACATTGAGttcattttgagataaatggcAGAGATGATTGCTATGCCCATGTATGTAGTTTCAATGAAAGGAGGTGGTTTTGTCCATGCATTTTCAATGCTCTGCCACACTATTTCACTATGAAACTTGCCCAGAGGGTTTAGATAACCCCTTTGTAGCAGAAACTGACACTAgctccattttcatgattttgtggtTTAACCCCCTTTTAGAACTAGAATCTTCAATATTGTTACAAAGAAATGTCCAGTGCCTGTTGTTAGTGATGTATTGTTAATCTTAAGTACATGCTACTAGTAATATATGTTCATGTATAATgttattttttgaccaaaacaatgaACGATTGTAAAAAGTTTTCTTGGAATATTCATGTTTCATTTtagaaaagggaaaaaaaaattcatgtagaAGTTTGATGATCAAATTGGTACATATCGTCAccctactttgataattgctaactCATTTTTTGTAGTTTGAGAAAATGTACaatatatggttcaagcatgcatacaaacatatttattcaccaatctttggacaagaacaaatgataatgaaacaAATTAAAAGGAATCATCAGAAACGATACAACTTTCAGTCACTTTGGCCTGTGACTTAAGCAAGAATCAGAGCAAAATCTTCAGACACACAGTTGAGTTAGGCATAAATTCTGATGTTAAAATGCCTAAATGCCTTAATGATTGGTAGTGCCGGGCGGTAATTAAAAGAATTTGCttgattttgcaagatttcaacaaaagtgaacattttaaggataaaattggtaaaattttagtttgagtGGTACATGTAGGTTCTAGCATCAAAATGAACCTTCATTGGTGGACTCCAGAACTAAGTGGTGGGCTCCACCGCCCACAGCCGCCCATCATAGCTGCAGCCCTTATGATTGGTCAATGCCAATGGCATTATTACAGCAGGTGCACATGCTAATAGAGACATCAAAAAGctcaatttggctgaaaattatcgtagcagggtgacgatataGAAATTGGAAAATGAGAAGAGCGTAATTGTGGGTTTGctcaattttcattttgaaatacATGACCCTCATTTGGTAGTTAGTTGGTTATATTTTATGTGAAAAGCCTGTAAAGAGTTACTTATTTTTAACAActcttttttaaaaatcataattatacaGTAACTTATATGGCAAAAGTAATTGTCTTGTAT
Above is a genomic segment from Amphiura filiformis chromosome 17, Afil_fr2py, whole genome shotgun sequence containing:
- the LOC140136775 gene encoding protein limb expression 1 homolog, with product MANRSVHNHNNNSLHGSTQMNEGYALYNVGVDVNARHSPRQNGHQQYPQGYPQAHQQQAAGQNQQRHRQQPGPQHVQQGGGNAGMSDQRAKSVLREAVDAVVNSFAKHTQGYGRVNVVEALQEFWEMKAARGSELQNGPLVVYESVPSSSPPYICFVTLPGGSCFASFQNCPTKAEARRSTAKIALMNSVFNEHPSRKITDDFIRKAVDDAKKSVKGSPEDEQNPGTSLGAFRFMLDSNRGKSMLEFQELMTVFQLLHWNGSLKAMRERDCSRQEVLAHYSHRALDDDMRSQMALDWISREQETPGIITQQLNAADSEIENARLAGRELRFPKEKKDILMLACSQIGPM